In the genome of Bosea sp. ANAM02, the window TCGCAGTCAGTGACCGTGCCGATCGGGACCTGGATGCATTCCTTGACGCTGCGCTGGACGATCTGGACCGCGCCCCTGAATGAAGCGCGGCGACCTCGTCACCGTCGCGCTCGCCGGGGATTTCGGGAAGCCGCGCCCTGCCCTGATCGTTCAGGCCGATCCGTTCGATCTGACGGCGACGGTGACTCTGCTGCTCATCTCCAGCGATCTCGTCGATGCGCCGCTGATCCGGCTGACAGTCGAGCCCAATGCCACGAACGGCCTGCGCCTTGCCTCCCAGATCATGGTCGACAAGGCGATGACCGTGCGCCGGGAGCGGATCGGACAAGTTTTCGGCAGTCTCGATCCGGAAACGATGATTGCGGTGAATCGGTCGCTGGCGCTGTTCCTGGGCCTCGGTTGAGTAACCACTTCTGTCATTCCGGGGCGCGCCGCAGGCGCGAACCCGGAACCCACGACTGGGTGGGGCACGCTATACTCAGGTTCGGGCCGCTCACCCGGTCGTGTCTTCCGGGTTCTTCGCTCTGAGAAGCCCCGGAATGACAACGATTGGGTGAGTAGCAACTGCCCTCAAACCGCCTCGAAAGCCTGCGCCAGATCCGAGATCAGGTCCTCGATGTTCTCGATGCCGACAGAGATGCGGATCAGGGCGTCGGTCAGGCCGATCTCCTCGCGCAATTCGCGGGCGACGCCGGAATGCGTCATCGCGGCCGGATGCGAGACCAGCGTCTCGGTGCCGCCGAGGCTGACCGCGAGCTTCATGATCTGGAGATTGTCGAGCACGGCGAAAGCTTCCTTCTCGCCGCCCTTGACGTCGAAGGCGAAGGTGGAGCCCGCCGCCGTGCACTGGCGGTCGAAGACGGCCTTGCGCGGATCGCCGTCCTTGAGGTTGCCGAGATAGTGGACCCGGGCGACCTTGGGATGGCTCTCGAGATATTCCGCCACGAGCTTGGCGTTCTCGTTGGCGCGGCTCATGCGGATGTCGAGCGTCTCCAGAGAGCGCATCAGCATCCAGCAGGAATTCGGGTCGGCCTGGGTGCCGAGCGAGCCGCGCCAGGCCTTGACCTGTCGCACCAGCGCCTCGGAGCCGCTGATCGAGCCGCCGACGAGGTCGGAGTGGCCGCCGACATATTTGGTCAGCGAGAGCAGCGAGAGATCGGCGCCCTGCTTCAGCGGCTTCTGGTATTTCGGGCCGAGCATGGTGTTGTCGACGACGACGGGCGGGCGATGGCCCTGCGACGTCTCAAGCTCGTCGGCGATCATCTTGCAGGCGGCAAGGTCGACGAGGCCGTTGGTCGGGTTGGCCGGGGTCTCGACCAGGATCATCGCGACGCGGCCCTTGGCGGCGGCTTCCTTGGCAACCTGCCGCATCTGGGCGACGTCGAGCCCGTCGGTGAAGCCGAAGGGCGTGACGCCGAAGGCGCCCATCTGGTTCTTCAGCAGGGTCTCGGTACCACCATAGAGCGGGCGCGAATGCAGGATCGTGTCGCCCGGCCGCAGGAAGGCGAAGCAGGTCGTCGCGATCGCCGCCATGCCCGAGGCGAAGACGGCGCATTTCTCGGCCTCATCCCAGATCGCCAGGCGATCCTCGAGGATTTCCATGTTGGGATGGTTGAAGCGCGAATAGACGAGGCCGGGCTTCTCGCCGGGCTTGGGCTGGCGCCGCCCAGAGGTGAAATCGAAGAAATCCTTGCCCTGCTGGGCGTTCTCGAAGACGAAGGTCGAGGTCAGGAAGACCGGCGGCTTGAGCGAGCCTTCCGACATGGCCGGCGAATAGCCGAAGCCCATCATCAGCGTCTCGGGATGGAGCTTGCGGTTGGCGATCCGGTCCTTGTGGTAGTTGTCTTGGCTCATGGCCGTCTCCCTTGCGATCCTGCGATGCAGGCCGGTTTCTGGCACCAGATTATTCCCATCGCCGCGCCATTGCTTGGCCGATCAGCATCATCCTAATGTGCAGCGAACAGCTTTCTGCTCATTTTCGACAGGGATGGAGCATATCGTGCTCGACAGCATCGACCGCCGGATTCTCGCCGTACTGCGCGAGGACGGGCGCATCACCAACCAGGACCTGTCACAGCGGGTCGGACTGTCGCCGACGCCGTGCCTCCGGCGCCTGAAGCGGCTGGAGGAGACCGGCGTCATCCAGGGCTACACGGCGATCGTTGACCCCAAGGCTTATGGTCTGCCCTTCAGCGTCTTCGTCTCGGTGCGGCTGACCCAACAAAACCAGGAGCAGATCGCCGAATTCGAGAAGGCCGTCGAAAGCTGGAGCGAGGTCGCCGAGTGCTATCTCATGACCGGCTCGCAGGACTATCTGCTGCGCGTCGTCACCGACGGCATCGAGGGCTACGAGCGCTTCCTGAAGCAGAAGGCGACGCGACTGAAATGCATCCAGTCGGTCGAATCCAATTTCGCGCTGGCGACGATCAAAAAGCGCTCCGGCCTGCCGCCGGTCTGATCAGCTCCGGCCGCGATCCATGGCGCGGCGCACGACCTGCGTGACCTCGCTGTCCGACAGGAACAGGTCGTGGCGCAGCATGCTCCAGCCTCGCCCGGACGTATCCGCAACCCTGACGCCCAAGGCCTCCAGCCGCGAACGGTCGGCCGCGCCGGCGCGCGCGACGCCGCCGGCGATGCGGGCGGAGACGGCGAGCGCGCGGTCGCCGGGATCGATGATCACGGTCATGCGCTGGGCCAAGGGCCCGAGCTTCTTCACCGTCTGCTCGAAGGCGTCGATATCGACATCGGGCGAGGCGAGCACGACCGAGCCGATCCGGGCGTAGATCTCCTGGGAATCGCGCAGTTCGCGCAGGCCTTCCAGCGTCAGGAACGTACCCATCGAATGGGCGACGATATGGATGCGCCCGACGGTCGGATTGGCGACCAGCGCCTGCAACGACTGGACGAAGCCGTCGCGCGACCAGAGCGCGCTCTCACGATCATAGGCATAGTCGAAGAGCTTCCCGCCGGAGGGCCAGGTGAACAGCGCCGTGCGTCCCTGGAATTCCAGCGAGTGCGAGAGCTGGCCGGCGCTGCGCGCCGCTGTCTCGAAGGTCTCGTTGAAGCCGTGGATATAGAGCAGCACGTCGCGCCCGTTCACGGCGTCCGAGAAGGCCCGCACCGCGTCCGTCGAGGTTTCGCGGGACACGCCGAGCACGGCCCAGTCGCCGCTGACGGCCGAGGACACGCGCCCCGAGATGCCGCGTCCCGGCGGGGATAGCCGCGCCTCGGCGAAGGTCAACGGGCCACGATCCGTGTTGAAGAAAGGCGTGGCATTGCCGGTCGAGCGGCGCGTCGTCATGACGAGCAGGCGCGGATCCTTGCCGAGCGCCGAGCTATCGGCCCGCTCCGGCTCGGAGAACGGCGACACGCTGGCCTCGCTCTGCGCGCAGGCGGCGAGGCCGAGCGGCAGGAACGCGGCGAGAGCCAGCGAACGGCATGAAAAGGCGCGCCTTGTCACGGGCATTGGGACGGACATCCGGTCAGAATGAGAAGGGCCGAACTGGCGGCCGGACCTCTAAAGACAGGTCAAGGCGGCCAGAATGCGGCAGGCGGTCCCGTTCCTGCTCGAAGCAGCACCGGCGTTGCGCGGCGGCGACATCACGGCACGGCGCCGGAAATGATCTGGATCGGCGCGGTGACGACGAGCCCGACGGTGGAGCCAACCGTGCCGACGACGCCGCCGGCGATATCGCCGACCCTGTCGCCGAATTGCGGCCCGGCGAAGCCGATACCCTTGTCCTGCTGCAGCCTTTGCCCGATGAGCTGCACCACTTTCGGCGAGGACGCGAATTTCGCGTGGTTGAGGTTGTCGCCGGAGGAGACTTCCGACAGGTCGATCAGGCGCACGCCGAGCTTCTCCAGCTCCGCGATCGTTTCGGTATCCTTGCTGGACACGGCGCCCAGCCGCTTCTTGTCACCGGCGAAGCGTCGGGAAAAGTCGAGCGCCCTGTCGTCGGCCGAGACGAAAACGGTCAGCGGCCGCCGGATCGAGCGCATCTGCGTCCTGAACACGTCGAGGTCGACATCCGGCGCCGCGAGCATGACGTCACGCAGCTTGCCGCCGAAGCTGCCGTCGCCGCGAATCGCGGCCTGGCGCAGCGTCTCCAGCGTCAGGAGCGTGCCCATCGAGTGAGCAAGGATATCCATGCGCGACGGGCCGAGATCGCGGGCGATGGCGCGCAGGTTCAGCTCGAGGAAATCCCGC includes:
- a CDS encoding cystathionine gamma-synthase family protein, which codes for MSQDNYHKDRIANRKLHPETLMMGFGYSPAMSEGSLKPPVFLTSTFVFENAQQGKDFFDFTSGRRQPKPGEKPGLVYSRFNHPNMEILEDRLAIWDEAEKCAVFASGMAAIATTCFAFLRPGDTILHSRPLYGGTETLLKNQMGAFGVTPFGFTDGLDVAQMRQVAKEAAAKGRVAMILVETPANPTNGLVDLAACKMIADELETSQGHRPPVVVDNTMLGPKYQKPLKQGADLSLLSLTKYVGGHSDLVGGSISGSEALVRQVKAWRGSLGTQADPNSCWMLMRSLETLDIRMSRANENAKLVAEYLESHPKVARVHYLGNLKDGDPRKAVFDRQCTAAGSTFAFDVKGGEKEAFAVLDNLQIMKLAVSLGGTETLVSHPAAMTHSGVARELREEIGLTDALIRISVGIENIEDLISDLAQAFEAV
- a CDS encoding alpha/beta hydrolase; amino-acid sequence: MPVTRRAFSCRSLALAAFLPLGLAACAQSEASVSPFSEPERADSSALGKDPRLLVMTTRRSTGNATPFFNTDRGPLTFAEARLSPPGRGISGRVSSAVSGDWAVLGVSRETSTDAVRAFSDAVNGRDVLLYIHGFNETFETAARSAGQLSHSLEFQGRTALFTWPSGGKLFDYAYDRESALWSRDGFVQSLQALVANPTVGRIHIVAHSMGTFLTLEGLRELRDSQEIYARIGSVVLASPDVDIDAFEQTVKKLGPLAQRMTVIIDPGDRALAVSARIAGGVARAGAADRSRLEALGVRVADTSGRGWSMLRHDLFLSDSEVTQVVRRAMDRGRS
- a CDS encoding type II toxin-antitoxin system PemK/MazF family toxin, which translates into the protein MKRGDLVTVALAGDFGKPRPALIVQADPFDLTATVTLLLISSDLVDAPLIRLTVEPNATNGLRLASQIMVDKAMTVRRERIGQVFGSLDPETMIAVNRSLALFLGLG
- a CDS encoding Lrp/AsnC family transcriptional regulator produces the protein MEHIVLDSIDRRILAVLREDGRITNQDLSQRVGLSPTPCLRRLKRLEETGVIQGYTAIVDPKAYGLPFSVFVSVRLTQQNQEQIAEFEKAVESWSEVAECYLMTGSQDYLLRVVTDGIEGYERFLKQKATRLKCIQSVESNFALATIKKRSGLPPV
- a CDS encoding alpha/beta hydrolase, whose translation is MRLRVFLLALFLPLALAACGTPRVLELSQAPKADVAGTIQIYVATTREVSAQPVYFSGERGPKLSFARLDITVPRVHKSGSLELPDSGPGDPAKHFTATYIQKLDLAPVVSDVRKELQRRPASQRDVLVFVHGYNTNFADAAYRFAQIVYDSGFKGVPVLFTWPSRGQLLAYPYDRESAFYSRDFLELNLRAIARDLGPSRMDILAHSMGTLLTLETLRQAAIRGDGSFGGKLRDVMLAAPDVDLDVFRTQMRSIRRPLTVFVSADDRALDFSRRFAGDKKRLGAVSSKDTETIAELEKLGVRLIDLSEVSSGDNLNHAKFASSPKVVQLIGQRLQQDKGIGFAGPQFGDRVGDIAGGVVGTVGSTVGLVVTAPIQIISGAVP